The window TAAATAATCACAATAACTTTAAACAAATGGTTATAAAACATTAATAAATTATCACTTAATTGAGATTAATGTAAAAGCAAGTCAACTTTTAAAACTTGAGGGAATGAAGCATGAAGCAATTAATAATATTAGGTGAAAAATGCTGAATTGCTTATATTGGTTAATTTATGTATGTACAACGTGAAAGTAAGAAATAACCTTATTATAGCATATATAAAATTGCTATAAAAGGTTATATATCGGCGTAATTATTACATCCTTCCCAAAACTGAAATACCTAACAAAGATAATCCTAACTTCAAGGTTCTAGCAGTCAAATCACACAATACTAACCTTGATGTACGTTGTCGTTCTTCTGCTTGCAGTACAGGACAGCGATCATAAAATTGATTAAACTTCTGACTCAGTTCAAACAAATATTGACATAACCGATTTGGCATTAAATCTTGCTCAACATCTTTGATAACTTCACTCAGTTGTAATAAATGCTTCGCCAAAACTAATTCTGTTTCTTCCTGCAACAGAATTTTTGCATCTGCGCCCAATTTATCAAAATCAATGCCACCTTTACGGCTAATTCCTTGAATTCGCACATAAGCATAAAGCATATAAGGTGCGGTATTACCTTGCAAAGCCAACATCTTATCGTAACTAAAGACATAATTGCTGGTACGATTTTGGCTTAAATCAGCATACTTAACCGCACTAATACCAACTACCTTGGCTACGTTTTCAATAAATTCTTCAGTTTCTTCCCGTCCTTCTTCCTGTAATCTAGTTTTTAAGTCAGTACGCGCCCGTGCGATCGCTTCATCCAATAAATCCCGCAAGCGCACAGTTTCCCCAGATCTCGTTTTCAACCGCTTACCATCTTCCCCCTGCACTAAACCGAAGGGAACGTGTACCAACTCAACATCATTTGTAATCCAACCAGCGCGTTTTGCTACTTGAAACACACCAGCAAAATGATTTGCTTGTCCAGCGTCCGTCACATATATAATGCGTTGAGCATTATCTTGTTGAATCCGATAACGTATTGCTGCTAAGTCAGTTGTCGCATAATTGTAACCACCATCCGACTTTTTCACAATTAAAGGTAAAGGCTGCCCTTCTTTATTAGTAAAACCTTCCAAGAAAACGCACTTAGCGCCAGCATCTTCTACTAATAACCCTTCTTTATCCAAATCTTCTACAACTGC of the Oculatellaceae cyanobacterium genome contains:
- the argS gene encoding arginine--tRNA ligase; its protein translation is MNSTVEQLKKKFEQALIAAFGSEYAGCDPMLVNASNPKFGDYQSNAPLSLTKRLGKPPRAIAEAIVQHLDVNDICQPPVIAGPGFINLTLKPEYLEAQLNAIQTDSRLGVEPAKIPQREVVDFSSPNIAKEMHVGHLRSTIIGECIARVLEFRGHDVLRLNHVGDWGTQFGMLIAYLREAYPDALTTPNALDLGDLVSLYRQAKKRFDEDEQFQETARQEVVKLQAGAQDTRRAWQLLCEQSRREFQVIYDLLDVHLEERGESFYNAFLPAVVEDLDKEGLLVEDAGAKCVFLEGFTNKEGQPLPLIVKKSDGGYNYATTDLAAIRYRIQQDNAQRIIYVTDAGQANHFAGVFQVAKRAGWITNDVELVHVPFGLVQGEDGKRLKTRSGETVRLRDLLDEAIARARTDLKTRLQEEGREETEEFIENVAKVVGISAVKYADLSQNRTSNYVFSYDKMLALQGNTAPYMLYAYVRIQGISRKGGIDFDKLGADAKILLQEETELVLAKHLLQLSEVIKDVEQDLMPNRLCQYLFELSQKFNQFYDRCPVLQAEERQRTSRLVLCDLTARTLKLGLSLLGISVLGRM